TACTTGAACAACAGTGAGCTTTTtcagttcaaaaataaatttcaggtACGTAAAATATAGCAAGGAATTATAGGTGAAGAATTAAAAGCACTGAAGGAGTAAATACAACGAATACATGTACTTTTAGGAGGATTAAATAGTATCTcgcattttattttcaatattaagtATTTATTACATACAAGCATTTATACAATACGAAGTATTTTTAGACATGATTGATGATATTTAGCATTCTCAGTATTTTTATGTTTAGAAAAATTCTTTCGTATGTATtgagattattattattatcattgttattattattatagttattattattacatgtcCTTATAGAGTAGTTTTAGTTAGACCGAATAgaatagtttgaataaataAACTCCATATATAGTCATTGCATACTTCTGTCGCGAGAAAACAACGCCTCTTtttattcgttaaaaataaatcCTCATGAATGTGAGTCGTAATTACGTAAAAGAAATTTGACAGTTCCTCTTCGCGGTATCGTAAGCTACGCGCTCAAAGAAGCTTAGGCAATTAAAAATGTCTTAGGATCGTATGCTTCTGTACAGCAGTGTGCTTATAATGTCCGATAAAAATACATGATCGTTCGTCGTCGAAATCGTTCGGAATCGTTTTCGATACAAAACAGGAGGAGAAACTTAAAAAACTCTTGCGGCATATAATACGTATACGTGTGCTCGAAGACCTTAGATTAAGAAGAATTTCGCGGATAAAAGACTGGACAACAAGCGTGCAGCGTAACAATTCTTTTCCTTCGAATAAAAATATGTCGCAGAAGATAGTCGGGGGAACTGGCGATATCCCGTGTAGCACAAAACGCAAcgcaaagtaaataaaaaaaaaaaagaaacgaacaaGCGTAAAATATTCTATCGTTTCAGACACGTCGATGATACTCCTCTCTCGCGTTTATGCTTCTTGAAGACTTACGGGATAATCGAATCACTATATTATCTTTCGTATGAACGACCTTACGGGCCGGATGTGTTATGCACCTGCACTTGTGCAAGCGTTCTGAACACAAAGCATGCTAACGATATCGATTTTACAATAGTATGCCACAACAGTAACAAATAACTCGTGTCTTAGACACCCAATTACAATGTTGTTTACTCGATAACATCAGGCTTTAGAATAATCGTTTTCTAATCTGTATACTAGTATGATAACACTATAATGAACAGCCACCACTGGGGACAACGCAACGTGACCACATCTAATTTTTTACTCGTTTGATTTATCGATGAAATATGCTTCTGGCGAGGCTGAGCTCTTCACTAGATTTTGCATCGTATCGCGCTATTTTGCAATCGAAACGTGTCAATCGCAATTTCATACATTTCAACTATCACGGCTAGCAAAAGatcatttaacaaataaaataacggGATAGCTATCGTTCTCTTATTCCGTAAATGTATGCAGTGGCTATTTCACAAAGCAAATCACCGTCTTTGTCGTCTTCGTCATCACAGCTAGAAAATTTATGTTAGATTCGCGAAAATATATCGGTAATGAAATCTAGTGGATACCTAGAGTACCAATATTAGGTGagttttctaaaaaaaaaataaaagaaagaaacaaaaggaaaaagagaatattacaaaaaaaaaaaacaagaaaaaacagtaaaattgCTTGACTAGTGAGCGCACGCCCCAAAATGTAATATGGAAGAAatgtgtttcttttttttctcgtttTTACATCATATCTGCGAACGATCTTACTAGAtatgattatacatatattcattttCTATACTCGAATTCTATAAGGTAATATTATACTATCTCTTATGTAAGAACAATCATTGGAGCTTACCTCCTACGTCATTTTGGCAGATACATGTAGTTCTGTAAGAAATTTCAACCAATGCATAATCTTGTGCTATGTTTATGCCAAGCCGTTTTGCACACTCGTTCACGACGCGTTACACAAAAATGCGAATATATCGATTTTTCCTCTTTTTGTGTCCGATTCGACATAATTCAATTTTCGACCATAAATTCACAGTACAgtaaaaacgaaaataaaacaGTGTAAAATCAATCGAACGAAATtggatacaataaaatatatatataatccgCGTACACTTTCAAATCAATATTTTAGGTCTAAATTCTCTTCGAAGGTCCTCTAAAAAGATTCGATTTGTCTAATAGCAAACTATAACAGAGTGCCTATTTGCTGtttcgtaatattattaattaacattatatattattttacatctcTCGTGACAACGTTCAAGGAAAAGTCTCTTTTTCGTGTTCATTTTTTGTCTGTTTGTTTGTCTGACGTAGTGCCCCCATTCTCTACTTAAATctccatttttttctttttttctctacaCATCGATATAGCgcttatttacattatttcatCAATGACGTCATTTCGAACAGATATATATACCTATTGCTCGTTGCAATGCAACAACGGTATTCTCAACCTCCGATCGTTCTTCTTCCTTTCACCAGAATTGTTTAACACAAGGATTATGATAAAAGATCTGCAGATGAAGAACACTGGTGTTACATTTTGTACATATTGCATATTACGGTGCTGTTGATGCGGCGGACTCTCGTTATGCTGCGCCTTGAGTAACTTTTGTATGTGGACTTTTGTCAATTCGAGACAATATTATACGCGTCGAAAGCACCATGCGTTGAGTATTCTACGCGTCAGATATTCTATGCGCTGAGTACTCCATGCGTGAATATTCCACGCATcgagtactccacgcgtcgaatattcgaCGCACcgagtactccacgcgtcgaatattctaTGCgccgagtattccacgcgtcgaatatcccatgcgccgaatactccacgcgccgagtactccacgcatcgaattctctacgcgttgaatactccacgcgtcgaatactctacgcgtagaattctccacgcaccgaatactccacgcgccgagtactccacgcatcgaattttccacgcgtcgaatactccacgcgtcgaatactctatgcaccgaatactctacgcgtagaattctccacgcgccgaatactccacgcgccgagtactccacgcatcgaattctccacgcatcgaatactccacgcgtcgaatactctacgcaccgaatactctacgcgtagaattctccacgcaccgaatatcccacgcgccgaatactccacgcgccgagtactccacgcgccgaatactccacgcgccgagtactccacgcgtcgaatatctcaCGCGCCGAGTACTTTACGCATCGAATTCTCTACGCAttgaatactccacgcgttgaattccccacgcgtcgaatactctatgcgtcgaattctccacgcgccgaatactcTATGCGTGgaatactccacgcgccgaataatTCCCACCTAGTACTATAACCCCACTCCATATATAAAATACCGACGTTCCAGTATAACGAAAGTCTGCCGCCCAACGTGAGTATTGATTAACAAGTACACGTACCTGGTACTTGACTATTATCTTGTGGCTTGTTGTTGATAAACGTATCCTGGAACGGATTTACATTGGCATTAGCAGCGGTAGGCATATATGTGTTGGCCATTGGAGTGAAAGGTATAGCTGCTGGATTTAGGTTCGAGTTGAGGGTGTCTTCGTTGGCCATATTTGATGTCAGTTGGAGTATTGGGCCACTACCGCTATTACTGAGAGAGTCGAATTCCGTTAGGTCTAACAGGTTGTTGGTCACGTTGTTTTGTTTGCTACAAAATCAGCGAAAGGAAACATACAGACACTAAAAAACATAATAGCCGAATTACGCTAAACTACTTGCCTCGTGTTCGCATTTTCTAACGCGTCATTACAATTAGCTAAGTCGATCAAGCCGATGGTAGATTATGTACACGCGTTGTCTAattattttgatcgttttattcGGAATCTAGTATGAGATCTAAGGTGTCTAAATTGTCCATAACGAGGAAAAGAAATAAACTATGTACCTTATTTTTTTCGAgatatgaattataaaaaagaaaaatctttggaaagaaaaatgttacaaagatTAATCGGATTATTCCTATTTCTGCATCAATGCTAGATTGCCGTCTAATATTCTGAAAGGCAGCTACTTTGATACTGTAAAGCAGCTATAAAAAGCACTCGTATACGCTTGGTGAACTTATAGAAAATTCTATAGCATAACGGAAACTGCATATACAGGGTGACATTTAACTTTTATTGTATCATGAAAGTAGCAAATTTTGTCACCCCATATATAAAACAGAATTGAGACGCAACAAAATTTCCTCTCtcgataaaaattatagtaGGTGTAATGAATAATGTATGTACAGCAGCGAACATAGGCTTCCCTAGGAAATGGCTGTGTAGGGGAAGGAAGCTCTTTTGGAATAGCGTGGATTCacaattgtgagatttggagattcgagaatttaaaaattggagaagttttcaattttatttaataaaggtTCCTCCCCCTTAACTTGTGCAAGGGAAACCTACGTTGCACCCAGTTGTACAAAGATACTACCATACAGCAGGTTCGTAAATCTGACTGCAACGATTAATTCGTATTCGCCTGATTTCGCTATCTGGATTTCTCTTATTTGATAGCCAAGAATAATACCGTGTTCAGATATTCATGCCTCGTTTCGATATTCGTTTCCTATAGGAATCGTGGAATGGATCGTGTAAAACGACAACACACATTAAAGAATAACGTCGAAAAATATGTGTGAAGGTCGATAAGTACATAGCAAAAGTAGACAGTAAGTTGACACGTACTGCTGGATGATACACAACACAAACAATAAAGAACGTGTACAAAGTAGAGCAAAGAAAAGTCACAAGCCACACCATATCGATACAACAGAATTAATTGACAACATGCATTTGGTGAGAATAAAATCGATAAGAAAACTTGTTAGTAGTAACACTAATTATATACTTAAGGCATGGATGATCAGCTTGAAATGGTAACTAATTGGAGGATAAAGATAAAGTAATAGCTCATCAAAGATGACTTTGCCGTTTCATCGCAGAAAACGGAAAAAAAGATAGAAAAATGACGAAGTAATAATTGAGCTCGTGTATCTTTGATGAGCTTGTGTGATAAAATTACAACGAAAACTTTTTTAGATGAGTCATTCAATTTATGCTATTTATCTTTCTTTACATTATGTACActgaatttattattcattagttGGTTTTTAACGCTATAGCTCTGTTAATCGTTTAACATTTCCATGCTTCGTATAACATTACACGTTTTATGCCATTAACATATTCACTAAAAAGAATCGACGTACAATAATAagttaaatttcttaatctttttttttcttttctctcggATTTCTTTTAAACGTCtacctaaaaatattatatttttaactagtACAggattaaatacaaattataaaatatatatgtataagtatatataagtataattagACAATACAATATACATTCTTTCGTACCTCTCGTATTACCGATGATATATCTATATGCATATATCATAATATTTCATGTAATTAGTTTGTTAGTTGTTGGTATAATCGTGCGATTAGGTGAATTCTTTAGTAGCGATAAATTACCATCAAATTCATCTTCGTGTCTGTCAACCATTGCTCTGACTACTTTTGCAATGTACAATACACGGTTAAATCATTTgcgttataataatatttatataaagcaCTATCGAGTTCAATGAAATCTCATAAGCAGTTCCCTCTGATAAAAATCTCAAGAAAGCATAAGTGACTATGTATAGCGTGTACGAATAGCGTACATATTCATTCTTTTCACTTTTCGTTAGCATACCACAAAAAACATCTCAAACAACAAAATTCATTATGTACACATTAACGGTAATACGTTCTCGTTATATTACGTGCTTTCCATTGGCGTAACCAGCATTTCTATTTAGGGtttatcaaaatttcaaaatcagacATTGAGGaactcaaaatttagaaatttggaaagttcgaaatttagaaactggaaatttggaattttggaaatttttatacctTGCGGACCCCTCtcctagttacgccactggTGCTTTCGTATTTTAGAATAAACGTACAAGATTATAGTTCTGCATCTCGCTATTCTTTAATTGCGAATGCTTCAGTTTAGCAATTAAGCACGTTACTATACTTAatcactttttctttttttctctttttaattctGGCTATAAAATGATTACGCTTACTGTGTGTATATTTAACGTGGCGTATACCCCAATCTCGTTATAACTCATGTTTTGGAAAACAATGCTCGCACTCTAGCCATTACACTCAATGTTTTGTTCGAAAAAAAGACGAAATTACGATGCaaaataattctattaaaatCGTAGTTGACAATGTAGCGTAAAGTGTAGATAAAAAGCAACTATTATAGACAATCATTTGATAACAGACAAATCACTACAAAATTTCACAGGCAGTTATTTATACTTCACATTGCATGTGCGTTCTTTGTCAATTCACTGTGAATCTATAAATAACTTTCGTTATACAAATGACTAGAGCATTACCCTGAATAATTCGAAATACAGAGTATATACGTATACGAATATATTCGTTTCGTAAgcatcttcatttttttttttacattattttgtcaacacatatatttctgacattaCAAACATCGTGTGGTGCATGTTTTGATTGGAATTTAATTTCTcctgttctttttttttgcaTTTTGATTTCTATCGTTTTATGAGCTGCATCACACATTTTTTTGCTTTGTTTTATGCGACgaatatgttcatacatatttGCGTGAATAACACTAAAAATCagtcaatttttcttttttcatttttcgtaGATAATGGCTAgtgttgtgcaattatttatattatattaattacattattagccgtaaCTCGTTTCCAAAATTAATCATAATTGCACGCTAATAAATATAGTTCCTAGCATcgaatgtatatttatacaattatatttacGTATCGTATTCACACAAAACTCTAGATAAAATATCGATTTCGTAGAAATAACGTTTCTAAAATGCTCGATAATAGGAATTACGCGACCGGCGAATCAGAAGAACGGCTTTTTCGTATCTGGAAAAATATCTCCTTACTCTAATCGTGAAAAAAGCGCTCCGAGAAGGAAAAAATGATTACTTCCAAAGATTTATGAAAAGTTCCTACGGTATGGGAGTATACATCGTGTCGAGGAGTATCAGCGGATAAATATAAGCCTTGCACGGGCATTCAttcatataatattattgtcgaatgatttaaaaaaacaaatgaACTTACAATTCTTTGAGATGCTCTTCGATGTGTAAATCTTTCAGTGTTTCATTTTACTTTTATCGATGAGAAATCCAGTTATATCTTGgacttttatttttttgtatgacGGTTGGTAGATGTAAATATGTAACTCTTATGTTAATGTAAATGTTTCGTCACAAATCTGTAACTTTTAATTGATATACTTACACGGTGGCATTGTCCAGTGTAATCGATTGACTGTTGATACCGTTTCCGTGATTCGTATGATGACCGTTCAGTTCTCCTTCCACATTACCCTGATTATTAtccaatacaattttattttcattaatgcCGTTACTATGCGTGCCATTATGCACAATGTCCGTAGTTGTATTGTTTTCCGTATGATGAGCCCGTTGTTCTCCGCTAATAAATTGCTGGGTCGCTTCAGATATCAGACTGGCTGTCATAACATCTTCGACTTTGCTACCTGGCGCTGATTTATTCTCATCGTTAGGACTATCTTCTTTCAATTTATCACCGTCACCACCTTCTCCCTGCGCAACATGGACGTCATATATTTACTTTTTACTTTCATCTTTAATCATGGTAGTCATGAAAGCATCAAACGTAATTAATCTCACACATATTTAAAGCTACCATAATTAACGATGtaagtaaaaattatatttacaatctTTATATCTTACTAATTACAACTGAACCATTACCCACATTTACGACAAAACCAACACTGGGTCAAAAACAAGATGCACTGTTTAAAATAGTACCTTGGTAGGTGTGTTGCTCTGATTCTTCCCCCGAGTTCGAAGCATAATTGCTTCAACGCGTTTGCGTCTAGCGAttcgttcttcttcttctcttttgAGCCGTTCCGCCATTTCGATCCGTTGTCTGCAACAAGAACATTAAACGTCCATCGTTAAGCGATTCAACGCATCATTGATCCAGACAAATTATCAGATCTCGAAGAAATCATCTAACCTTTCTTCCTCTTCCCTCGCTTTTCGCTCAGCCTCTTCTTTCTCTTGTTTCTGACGAGCctcttcttctcttcttctCCTATCTTCTTCCTCGCGACGTTTTGCTTCCTCGATCGCCAATCTCAGTCTCTGTTCCTCGGCTTCTCGAGCTTCATTGGCCAAACGAAGCGTTTCTTCTTCTAAACGTTGCTGTTCTTCTTCCTCGGCACGCAATCTCTCGGCTTCCAAACGCGCTTCTTCTTCCtgttcaaaaaaattcttcCATGAATCCTTTCTTCGTTAACACAGTTTACGAAACAGTTACACGAATTACCTGTCGTTGGCGTTCGAGTTCCGCTTCCCGTTCAGCCTGCTCTCTGGCCAATCTTCTGCGTTCCGCTATGGCTGCCTTAGCTTCCTCCTCGGTAGTAATTCGGATCTTCGCGATCATTGAGGCTACAAAACGTCCATAGTCAGCCTATAATTCATACTCCATAATTCTATGCTCAACTTACCTGACATGTCGACCTGCTCTTCCGTGTTGCTTTCTGATTTCGCTTCCGTTTCTTTCTTCTCGTTCTTCGTGTCCTCTTTCTTGATGGCTTTAGGTGTCTCGTGAGCCTCCTGATTCAAGTTAGTCTCGTCCTTTGCTTGCTTAGACACTGGCTGCTCGACAATCACTTGCTTTTTCACGTCGTCGTTACCCTGTTCGGCTGCACTTATTTCCTGCTGCAAAACAAAAATTCATGTATGAACTAGTAGTTTAATATGTTATGAAAATGGTGTTGCTGTGGGGTGGATGAGAATGTGGTACTTTGGGATGTGCTGAATTTGGACTATTGAGACTTTGAGGTTCATTGAGATTTCAGAACTCTGGGTCCTTAAAATCTGAGGACTTTAAGGTCTTGATCTCTTTGGGATTATAGGAGATTATAACTTCTGGGACTCAGACTCTTGTAGGTTCTTTGAAAGTGACTCAGCAACTGTACAAAGTTTTGGTATTTGTTACCTGTGTCTTTTCGGTGCCCTGATCCTTCTTCTCCTCATGCTTGTCCTCCAATTTCGCATCCTCTTTCCCCTCGTTCTTTATAATCTCCCCAGCACATTCTCGAATAAGAGGTGCATTCTCAGCGCCCGGGCTCTGCAACGGAGTGGCCTTTGGCGTTATCCGCGGTGACGCCTTCGCATTCTTCACCAACTTCTCCGTCGGTTTCTTCACTTCGGTCGCTTTCGGGGTAGAAGATTTCTTTGGAGTGCTGTGGACCTTTGGCAGTGGCGGCTTCGAATCCTTCGTCAGCTTCGTATCGCTCACCAGATCTGCGCCAATAATTCACGATCAACATCAATAACCAAACTAATCCTACACACGCGAGTATTTAAATGTGCAATCTCgaaacataataataaaaaaaataaacggGAACGGTAAAAATGTAacgtaaaaaaaaatacaacaaaaatgGAACCAATCAAAAGTGAAATAATGGAAAGATTCAATCAGACGTGAGATCTAAACGAAAGTCCTCTTTCAAGGAAGAAAGGGAtgactgtctctctctctcgctctcgttCTCTCTCAACATACAAATGGTGGATATCGTGTAGACGATTAATAAGAAGAGTATTGATGCTCACTGTGTCGTTCTGTGATCGAAACACCGGTACCGGCAATAGAAGCAGGTCGCGGTCGACGCGGGGCAGATGTACGAGGACGCAGATTGACGTTACTGCTGCCCACACTGCTGGCGCTTTGCTGACTCATGGAGCTGTGAGGCCGAGATGGGCTGTTCGGTGTCACCTCCCCGCTGCGGATGCCTACGCGTACCCACCCAAGGTGAACATCTCTTCATTTCCGTGTTTCGTGCATTTTTGTTCGCGCGTTTAACACCGAACAAAATTATACAGCGAGGGTCACGAATTATACACCTTCCTTTTTTACTTTGTCGACTCGTGCAATTCACTCTGATCCTCCAGATCCTcctttttcaagatttttaaatttctaaattcttgtattttcaaaGTGTAAATGTGGACATTTCAGAATTCTAACTTATGCAAACGCAAACTGCTCTGCttttgaaaaatgaaactttGTAAAGACTTAAATATTCTAGGCTGTCTTGAAGATGGGAAACTTGAGTCTCTCAAAATTTGAGAGGAGTTAAACCCCTACTTTAAACACTTCTGATGAATCTACCCCTTAAATTTCGATCTTAATTAATAAAGAATAGTTATGTTTTTAATGTGACAAGTCAACAAAGTGTAATTGAAATAGAAAATAGACGATTTGCGACCCTTGCTCGTAAGTTTGTCGTGCAACACGCACTGCACCTTGGCGATGTCGCGACAATTTCAACGCGACATTTCATCCGTCGAATTATCGCGTCAGATCGCGTTGGTGCACAGGTTAGAGAATAAACGTTGACAAACTCTTCGATGGTACTTTccgtttttttctctctttctctctctctctctcgctctctctttcgctctctGTTTTTGACTCATTTGCTTTCGTTAGGGCGTAGATTAAAACAAAAGTAgcgaaattaaaatagaaaagcACCGCCaccaaaaatagaaaaaaaaatatacatgatCGTGTCGGTCGTGTCGTGAAATGTATTTATGTACATCGATAATCGAGAGAAAGAAACAGGCTAACGAAAATCAACGTTAAATTAACTAAAAGGAATCTTGTTCATAAATACAGCAAGAAAGTAAAGAATCAAAAAACGAAAGTGGAGCGATTATAAATGTATTGCACACTAAATACGATTGCGGTTCGTTTTGTACATTCTCAGAAATAATTTCGTGCACAATACGTGTTTGTGTGTATACGtgataaaatacatttatatatatataatatttataagtataaaaaattatgtGGCTTACCGAGAACGTTAGAGCGTACCTTCACCCCTGGTACCGAAAAGCCGGTGAGAACTGAGATCGTTTTCTTTAGTAGGAGCTTTTTGTTAATCAATTATCATTATTCAACAAGAAAGAGAACAATTGTTAAAGAAATAACGTTAAGAAATCAGTTGTTAGTCTCTGTACAAACATGGAAGCACTTAAGCGTTATTAAAAACTCGATAAATTTTACGGACAATAAACGAACACGTCGTCGAAGACAGTAGTTACTTTCTGTCTTATTGATTCACAATGGCTCCTCTACTCTCCATTCACACGCATGCACATGTGCACCCAACTCAAGTTACATAGAACGAGTGCGGTATTGATTATACTGTAAGAAGTTTAGATTATACCGAAGATTAGTATAAAGCGAACAAGATTGCGACACTGTCGCATAAGACACGGATGTTTCTCTGT
Above is a window of Megachile rotundata isolate GNS110a chromosome 12, iyMegRotu1, whole genome shotgun sequence DNA encoding:
- the LOC100883133 gene encoding uncharacterized protein LOC100883133 isoform X28 → MMVVAMLSDYRQPDLAGAASEETIQRTSSAHTRHSITKGRESAGAKDVDRARLVRERQNEERQRKLEELRQQALAAQRFREQREEERRRRIDELRSRDNDSSLFHCRRNQVEERKRLICEAERERREAILRKNQEREARIEAKKRSERSHIVFAFGSSTPRMLEPADTGGSTFWGTRKATSTTNVMMFSAAQPLTRRSSERELDGSKKRATSAGGLDRKSGEDMRMSSSMYEVFNWNSSPDPPLTPAKHKRASLSLPPTTDIFAIDDKSDSDTRRPMIQRAASGEESDGTPGTPGSVYLRVNRRRTDLMPTIPSPRDGPPSSGRSSSAKAFTRSPGRTYSMSRLDQLAQPRKRPTELSTLTEQQSQPLSASSMSRSMSHLAASGGKSLKRSDNSRSMGTLPGAVPVPRPTRAERLRRKAREHQNHQQQGVKVRSNVLGIRSGEVTPNSPSRPHSSMSQQSASSVGSSNVNLRPRTSAPRRPRPASIAGTGVSITERHNLVSDTKLTKDSKPPLPKVHSTPKKSSTPKATEVKKPTEKLVKNAKASPRITPKATPLQSPGAENAPLIRECAGEIIKNEGKEDAKLEDKHEEKKDQGTEKTQQEISAAEQGNDDVKKQVIVEQPVSKQAKDETNLNQEAHETPKAIKKEDTKNEKKETEAKSESNTEEQVDMSASMIAKIRITTEEEAKAAIAERRRLAREQAEREAELERQRQEEEARLEAERLRAEEEEQQRLEEETLRLANEAREAEEQRLRLAIEEAKRREEEDRRRREEEARQKQEKEEAERKAREEEERQRIEMAERLKREEEERIARRKRVEAIMLRTRGKNQSNTPTKGEGGDGDKLKEDSPNDENKSAPGSKVEDVMTASLISEATQQFISGEQRAHHTENNTTTDIVHNGTHSNGINENKIVLDNNQGNVEGELNGHHTNHGNGINSQSITLDNATVKQNNVTNNLLDLTEFDSLSNSGSGPILQLTSNMANEDTLNSNLNPAAIPFTPMANTYMPTAANANVNPFQDTFINNKPQDNSQVPDLLS
- the LOC100883133 gene encoding uncharacterized protein LOC100883133 isoform X30; the protein is MFSELCRETLRKAAVCYSSGRAGSPSPSPPTSPPPSPAKEAKTTANVDLANVRDTCHEAREPGTSGRRSPQPSSSGTCTEFRDFTGRKSPTPSNDSREKRTTMSIDFGKRLFCLEARERKRGSFPADPRDARSVSPEKGRQYEDNRGSASGGFEYGRPDSRLGRQSPGSPGSSPEPEDNSSTSGDEAGAASEETIQRTSSAHTRHSITKEQTMHWFAQIGGDDASPDSSDVKRRQSPYDEDSLDGDHPSENEGRESAGAKDVDRARLVRERQNEERQRKLEELRQQALAAQRFREQREEERRRRIDELRSRDNDSSLFHCRRNQVEERKRLICEAERERREAILRKNQEREARIEAKKRSERSHIVFAFGSSTPRMLEPADTGGSTFWGTRKATSTTNVMMFSAAQPLTRRSSERELDGSKKRATSAGGLDRKSGEGIRSGEVTPNSPSRPHSSMSQQSASSVGSSNVNLRPRTSAPRRPRPASIAGTGVSITERHNLVSDTKLTKDSKPPLPKVHSTPKKSSTPKATEVKKPTEKLVKNAKASPRITPKATPLQSPGAENAPLIRECAGEIIKNEGKEDAKLEDKHEEKKDQGTEKTQQEISAAEQGNDDVKKQVIVEQPVSKQAKDETNLNQEAHETPKAIKKEDTKNEKKETEAKSESNTEEQVDMSASMIAKIRITTEEEAKAAIAERRRLAREQAEREAELERQRQEEEARLEAERLRAEEEEQQRLEEETLRLANEAREAEEQRLRLAIEEAKRREEEDRRRREEEARQKQEKEEAERKAREEEERQRIEMAERLKREEEERIARRKRVEAIMLRTRGKNQSNTPTKGEGGDGDKLKEDSPNDENKSAPGSKVEDVMTASLISEATQQFISGEQRAHHTENNTTTDIVHNGTHSNGINENKIVLDNNQGNVEGELNGHHTNHGNGINSQSITLDNATVKQNNVTNNLLDLTEFDSLSNSGSGPILQLTSNMANEDTLNSNLNPAAIPFTPMANTYMPTAANANVNPFQDTFINNKPQDNSQVPDLLS
- the LOC100883133 gene encoding uncharacterized protein LOC100883133 isoform X23 — its product is MADNMEEISELVEKRAGAASEETIQRTSSAHTRHSITKDVKRRQSPYDEDSLDGDHPSENEGRESAGAKDVDRARLVRERQNEERQRKLEELRQQALAAQRFREQREEERRRRIDELRSRDNDSSLFHCRRNQVEERKRLICEAERERREAILRKNQEREARIEAKKRSERSHIVFAFGSSTPRMLEPADTGGSTFWGTRKATSTTNVMMFSAAQPLTRRSSERELDGSKKRATSAGGLDRKSGEDMRMSSSMYEVFNWNSSPDPPLTPAKHKRASLSLPPTTDIFAIDDKSDSDTRRPMIQRAASGEESDGTPGTPGSVYLRVNRRRTDLMPTIPSPRDGPPSSGRSSSAKAFTRSPGRTYSMSRLDQLAQPRKRPTELSTLTEQQSQPLSASSMSRSMSHLAASGGKSLKRSDNSRSMGTLPGAVPVPRPTRAERLRRKAREHQNHQQQGVKVRSNVLGIRSGEVTPNSPSRPHSSMSQQSASSVGSSNVNLRPRTSAPRRPRPASIAGTGVSITERHNLVSDTKLTKDSKPPLPKVHSTPKKSSTPKATEVKKPTEKLVKNAKASPRITPKATPLQSPGAENAPLIRECAGEIIKNEGKEDAKLEDKHEEKKDQGTEKTQQEISAAEQGNDDVKKQVIVEQPVSKQAKDETNLNQEAHETPKAIKKEDTKNEKKETEAKSESNTEEQVDMSASMIAKIRITTEEEAKAAIAERRRLAREQAEREAELERQRQEEEARLEAERLRAEEEEQQRLEEETLRLANEAREAEEQRLRLAIEEAKRREEEDRRRREEEARQKQEKEEAERKAREEEERQRIEMAERLKREEEERIARRKRVEAIMLRTRGKNQSNTPTKGEGGDGDKLKEDSPNDENKSAPGSKVEDVMTASLISEATQQFISGEQRAHHTENNTTTDIVHNGTHSNGINENKIVLDNNQGNVEGELNGHHTNHGNGINSQSITLDNATVKQNNVTNNLLDLTEFDSLSNSGSGPILQLTSNMANEDTLNSNLNPAAIPFTPMANTYMPTAANANVNPFQDTFINNKPQDNSQVPDLLS